One part of the Diadema setosum chromosome 22, eeDiaSeto1, whole genome shotgun sequence genome encodes these proteins:
- the LOC140245017 gene encoding mannose-1-phosphate guanyltransferase alpha-A-like encodes MLKAVILIGGPQKGTRFRPLSLELPKPLFPVAGFPIIYHHLEACSKLPDLQEVMLIGTYQPTDSLNRFVASTQREFKFNVRYLQEYTALGTAGGLYHFRDQILTGQPKAFLVFNGDICCKFPLAEMWAFHEQVAEGVHYTMLSTEATRDQSLSYGCLVENENTHEVMHYVEKPQTFVSSVINCGLYILQPEIFKHIGKAFQQNQDEVFNGDPLFPSKDTIRLEQDILAPLASTGQLFTYKTNNFWSQIKSAGSAIYANRLYLSLYHETHPDRLAKNDLETGPEIRGDVYIHPTATVDPSSTLGPNVTVGPNVTIGAGVRVRESIILEGATLQDHCCILHSIIGWNSMVGAWSRVEGTPNDPNPNLDHAKIDSGTLFNEEGKLNPSITILGTNVSIPPEVMVLNAILLPDKQLSSSFRNQILL; translated from the exons ATGTTGAAAGCAGTGATACTTATTGGAGGACCTCAAAAAG GTACTCGCTTTCGGCCACTATCCTTGGAACTTCCGAAGCCGTTGTTTCCTGTTGCTGGTTTTCCCATTATATACCACCACTTGGAGGCATGCAGCAAG CTGCCAGACCTACAGGAAGTCATGCTAATAGGGACATACCAACCCACAGATTCCCTCAACAGATTCGTCGCTTCAACGCAGCGAGAATTCAAATTCAACGTAAG GTACCTACAAGAGTACACAGCCCTTGGAACGGCAGGCGGACTCTACCACTTTCGGGACCAGATCCTGACGGGCCAACCCAAGGCATTCCTGGTCTTCAATGGTGACATCTGCTGCAAGTTTCCCTTGGCTGAGATGTGGGCCTTCCATGAGCAGGTTGCTGAGGGTGTCCACTACACCATGCTGTCTACTGAG GCCACGAGAGACCAGAGCTTGTCCTATGGCTGTTTGGTGGAGAATGAAAACACGCATGAG GTGATGCATTATGTCGAGAAACCTCAGACGTTTGTCAGTTCCGTCATCAACTGTGGACTGTACATCCTGCAGCCTGAGATCTTTAAGCACATTGGAAAGGCCTTCCAGCAAAACCAGGATGAGGTCTTCAA TGGGGATCCCCTCTTTCCATCCAAGGACACAATAAGACTGGAGCAAGACATCCTTGCGCCCCTGGCCAGCACAGGGCAACTCTTCACCTACAAGACCAACAATTTCTGGAGCCAGATAAAATCAGCAGG GTCAGCAATCTATGCCAACAGACTCTACCTAAGCCTGTACCATGAGACACATCCAGATCGGCTGGCAAAGAACGATTTGGAGACCGGTCCAGAAATACGAGGTGACGTCTACATTCACCCCACAGCAACCGTAGATCCATCATCGACA TTGGGTCCAAATGTGACAGTAGGACCGAATGTAACCATCGGAGCTGGTGTCAGGGTACGAGAGTCGATTATCTTGGAGGGTGCTACATTACAG GACCACTGCTGTATTCTGCACAGCATCATTGGCTGGAACAGCATGGTTGGGGCCTGGTCTAGGGTGGAGGGCACTCCAAACGACCCCAACCCAAACTTGGACCATGCCAAGATCGACAGTGGCACGCTGTTCAACGAGGAAGGCAAACTCAACCCTTCCATAACCATTCTGG GGACCAATGTGAGTATACCGCCGGAAGTCATGGTCCTGAACGCCATTTTGCTGCCGGACAAGCAGCTTTCGTCCAGCTTCAGGAACCAGATCCTCCTGTAG